ACTTTGAGTGCGTTTTTGAAAAACGCGTATTGTCCGAGGACCCTACGCTCTACGTTGTGGCTCCGTGTAAGACCGACCCTTCCCTGGCCCCGGAGGGATGCGAGATCATTAAAGTCCTCCCCCATATTCCCCACTTGAAAGAGAAAGACCCCATTCCCATGGCGGACTATCACGCCCTGCGGGAGAGGGTTTTGGTGAAACTGGAACGGCTGGGGTTGAAAGACCTTCGCAAACACATCGTGGTTGAGGAAATGTGGACGCCTCACGACATTGAGACGCTTTACGGATCGAACCAGGGGTCCATCTATGGCGTCGTATCGGACCGATGGAAAAATTTGGGGTTCAAGGCGCCGCAGCGGAGCGCGAAATACGAGAACCTTTATTTCGTTGGAGGCAGCGTCAATCCCGGTGGAGGCATGCCCATGGTGACCTTGTCGGGGCAATTGGCCCGGGACAAAATCCTTCAGGATATTACCAATGGCCGGTTGTCGTTTTAACGGTTTCTTTTGCGTCGCCTTGTTGGTGACGCCGGCGGCATGGGGGGCGGAGAGTGGCCGGTTGAATGTGACGGTGGATTCTGTCGCGGATTCTTCCGCTACCCTGCGGGTGTGCCTTTTTACCTCTCCCGAGGGTTTCCCGGGCGATCCCCGGCGGGCTTTTCACTGCGCGTCCGTGGTTCCTGTCGCGTCGTCAAGCACGGTGGTTTTTGACGGGGTTCCTTTCGGGCCGGTGGCGGTGAGCACTTACCAAGACATGAACGGTAATGGCACTCTGGATAAAAACTTTATTGGAATTCCCCTGGAGCCTTTGGGCGTGAGCGGAACGGCGCCTGTCTCCGCTGGAAAACCTCGCTATGAAAAAGCGGCTTTTCCATTTAACCTGGACGGCGCCGAGGTTCGGGTGGAGTTGAGGGACCCGAGGAGAAAGGCGAGCCCTTGATGAATTTCTTTGGTGCGGAGATTTCCCTCTCCATGGTGTTGCACGGGTTATTGTGGTTCGTGGGTTGGTTGGTTTTTTGTCGTGTTCGGAAACTTCCGGTCGCCCGTCCGGGAGTGGAGGGACGCCGCCTTTCTGTTATCATCCCCGCGCGCGATGAGGAAGAGAACATCGTCCCCCTCTTGGATTCGCTCCGGAAAGGGACCATTCTTCCGGGAGAGGTGATCGTGGCCGACGACCACTCCTCGGACCGGACGGCGGATAGGGCTCGTTCAGGAGGGGCTCGGGTTGTTGCTTGCCGGGAGGCTCCTGCGGGGTGGCAGGGGAAAACGTGGGCCTGCGCCGAGGGGGCGCGGGACGCCCAGGGGGAATTTCTTCTCTTTTTGGACGCCGACACCCGGTTGGAAAAGGAGGGATTGGCCAAACTCCTTTCCCGCGGGGAAAGTGCCGACGGAGCGCTCTCCCTCCCGCCTTACCATGATGTCCAAAAACCCTATGAGTCCCTCTCCGCCTTTTTCAATTTGGTCCAAATGATTTCCTCGGGGGCTTTTACGATTTTTCCGTCTGTCAGTATGAAGCGGCTCTTCGGCCCCTGCCTGCTGATCCGGCGATCGGACTACGACCGGGTGGGTGGTCATTCCGCGGTGAAAGACAAAATCCTGGAACATTTTTTTTTATCTGAAATCCTTTTGCGGGAAGGGGTTCCCCTGGGCATCGCTTCCGGCGAAGGCGTGCTTCGGTATCGCATGTACCCGAACGGATGGGGAGACCTTGTGAAAGGGTGGAGCAAGGCCTTTGCCGGTGGCGCGGCGGGCACCTCCTGGCTTTTGCCGGCCGTCATCGCCTGGTTCACCGGGGCCCTGGGCACCGCCCGCCACCTCCTTTCGGTGGGTGTGGTTGGGCCGTCGTCCCTTATGCCTGTGCTTGTTGTCTTTTACGGGCTGTACGTGGTGCAGATCCATTGGATGCTGCGCCGAGCGGGCCGATTCGGTTTCTTCACGGCTTTGTTCTATCCCGTTGGAATGGCGTTTTTTGTTGGGATCATTGTGTATTCCACCGCGTTGAAAGTTTTTGGCCGCCAAGTTTCTTGGAAAGGACGAAAGACGTCTTCATGAGGATCCTCGCCCTTCCCACGTTGTGGACTGTGCTGTTGGATATCGTGGCTTGGGGGGCCATCCATATGGGGGTTTCTTACCTTATCACCCAGGTCCCTCGAGCGCGTTTCGACCCCCGTCGGTTCCCCTTTCGCCCGTTTTTTGGGGAGACTTTTGTGATCTACGAGCGGGTGTTCCGTGTCAAAAGTTGGAAGTCTCTCGTTCCCGATGCAGCTCCTTGGTTCCCTTCGGGGTTTGCCAAACGCTCGTTGGCCGATCGTTCCCCCGACTATTTATTTGCTTTCTCGCAGGAAACCTGCCGGGGGGAAGTTGCCCATTGGGTGACGATGGGTTTTGCCCCACTCTTTTTTCTTTGGAACCCGGCGTGGGTGGGGGGATTCATGGTTTTTTATGCGGTGGTGGCAAACCTTCCGTGCATTCTTATTCAGCGCTACAACCGAAACCGCATAGGGCGGTTGGTTAAATAAAGTTTGGTTGGGCTGTTTGAGAAAATGAAAATGTGTTTTGAAGGGACCCCCGGTCTCGTAGGCATTCACACGGACTCGTATTCCCTCTCCCCAGTGGAAAGGGAATGGCTATTCTATGGAGCTATGGGCTGGACCGAAATCCCCACTTATGAGATCGCCGCGCGAATGTGGTGAAGCGGTGCGCGCTTGGGGAATACCTAATTAACTAAATGCGTCCCTCTCTCACTCAGGCGGAGGATTACGGCAGGGGCCACGATTGGAATCCCCCTGACACCAAATACTGGGCTTTCCCTCCCACCGCCGCCTCGAGAAATATCTGGTCCTTCGGTGGTCACGGGTTTGAATATTCCGTCATTTTTGTACATAATACTTCAGTATTCTTGAAGGATTGGGAGATTATGAAAGAAGCCGGAAATCGCCTTTTTGCCATCGCCGACCTTCAGCAGGGCCACTTCACTTCGAAGCAAGCCCAAGGTGCGGGGTTTGCTTACAGTACCCACTCCTACCACGTCAAAGTCGGAAACTGGGTTCGGGAGTATCGGGGAATCTATCGGCTGGCCCAATACGCCGAAGCGGACAGGCCGGACCTTGTCCTGTGGGCTCTGTGGTCAAGGGATCGAAAGCGGGATGAACCCCAGGGCGTTTACTCCCACCAAACCGCCCTAAGCCTTTATGAGCTTTCCGACCTCATGCCGGCGAAGCTCCACATGACCGTCCCGCCCGGTTTCCACCGTGGCGGAAAAATCCCCGACGTTTTGGCACTCCATCGGTCCAAACTCCATAAGGACGAGGTCGATTCCCGGAGAGGATTCCGGGTGACACGACCTCTGCGCACCGTAGCCGATCTGATTCGGAAAGATTCCGTATCGCGTGACTTCCTTGTACAAGCCATGAAGGAGTCCCTTAAACGGGGTCTCCTTAGCCGGAGCGAAATTGAAAAGTCTCCCCG
The genomic region above belongs to Elusimicrobiota bacterium and contains:
- a CDS encoding DUF2141 domain-containing protein, yielding MAGCRFNGFFCVALLVTPAAWGAESGRLNVTVDSVADSSATLRVCLFTSPEGFPGDPRRAFHCASVVPVASSSTVVFDGVPFGPVAVSTYQDMNGNGTLDKNFIGIPLEPLGVSGTAPVSAGKPRYEKAAFPFNLDGAEVRVELRDPRRKASP
- a CDS encoding glycosyltransferase produces the protein MNFFGAEISLSMVLHGLLWFVGWLVFCRVRKLPVARPGVEGRRLSVIIPARDEEENIVPLLDSLRKGTILPGEVIVADDHSSDRTADRARSGGARVVACREAPAGWQGKTWACAEGARDAQGEFLLFLDADTRLEKEGLAKLLSRGESADGALSLPPYHDVQKPYESLSAFFNLVQMISSGAFTIFPSVSMKRLFGPCLLIRRSDYDRVGGHSAVKDKILEHFFLSEILLREGVPLGIASGEGVLRYRMYPNGWGDLVKGWSKAFAGGAAGTSWLLPAVIAWFTGALGTARHLLSVGVVGPSSLMPVLVVFYGLYVVQIHWMLRRAGRFGFFTALFYPVGMAFFVGIIVYSTALKVFGRQVSWKGRKTSS
- a CDS encoding glycosyl-4,4'-diaponeurosporenoate acyltransferase; protein product: MRILALPTLWTVLLDIVAWGAIHMGVSYLITQVPRARFDPRRFPFRPFFGETFVIYERVFRVKSWKSLVPDAAPWFPSGFAKRSLADRSPDYLFAFSQETCRGEVAHWVTMGFAPLFFLWNPAWVGGFMVFYAVVANLPCILIQRYNRNRIGRLVK
- a CDS encoding type IV toxin-antitoxin system AbiEi family antitoxin domain-containing protein codes for the protein MRPSLTQAEDYGRGHDWNPPDTKYWAFPPTAASRNIWSFGGHGFEYSVIFVHNTSVFLKDWEIMKEAGNRLFAIADLQQGHFTSKQAQGAGFAYSTHSYHVKVGNWVREYRGIYRLAQYAEADRPDLVLWALWSRDRKRDEPQGVYSHQTALSLYELSDLMPAKLHMTVPPGFHRGGKIPDVLALHRSKLHKDEVDSRRGFRVTRPLRTVADLIRKDSVSRDFLVQAMKESLKRGLLSRSEIEKSPRLSTAVRKKMCAILKEIGR